In Sphingomonas sp. M1-B02, the sequence GCGCGATTATGCAACCGATCTGGAGAAAGGTTCGACTACCGAGACCTTCGTGGCGATCAAGGCGCATGTCGACAATTGGCGTTGGCACGGAGTGCCCTTCTATTTGCGCACCGGCAAGCGGCTCGCCGAGCGCCGCTCGGAAATCGTCATCCAGTTCCGGCCGGTGCCGCATTCGATCTTCGCCGAGCGCGGCGGCGCGCTGAAGCCCAACCAGCTGGTGATCCGGCTCCAGCCCGAGGAATATGTCCGGCTGCTGGTCATGGCCAAGCAGCCGGGGCTCGACCGCGAAGGCGTGCGGCTTCGCGAGGTCCCGCTGAACCTGAGCCTCGAGAATGAGTTCGCCGGCACCCGCCGCCGCATCGCTTATGAGCGGTTGCTGCTCGATCTGATCGAGGGCGACCCGACGCTGTTCGTCCGGCGCGACGAGGTGGAGGCGCAGTGGGAATGGATCGACGGCATCCGCGCCGGCTGGGAAGCCAATGACGTGAAACCCAAGCCTTATGCCTCGGGCAGCTGGGGACCCTCGGCCTCGGTCGCGCTGACCGAACGCGACGGGGTGACGTGGAACGAATAGCCGCGCCACCCATATGGGACGCGAGCGAGTCTTTCGAAATTCAAGGAATGAGCATGACGACCGAGATCGAATGGTGGGAATATGACGATGTCGAGGAAATGGCCGCGGCCGTGGCCGGCGACGTCCAGTTCATCATCGAAAGTGCATTGGATGCGCGCGGCGGCGCGGTCGTAGCGCTCGCCGGCGGCAAGACGCCGCTGCCGATCTACGAGAAGCTCGCCCAGGCCAAACTCGACTGGAAGCGCGTGACGATCGTGCCCGGCGACGATCGCATGGTGCCGCTGGGCGATCCGCTGTCGAACGTTACCGCGATCGGCAAGGTCTTCATCCCCAAGGGCGCGCGGGTGAAGCCGCTGATCAGCGCGACGATCACCGATTACAAGGCCGCGGGCCGATCGGCCGATGCGCTGCTGCAGGATCTGCACTGGCCGCTCGACCTGTGCCTGCTGGGCGTGGGCGGCGACGGGCATGCCGCCTCGATCTTCCCCGGCCCGGATTATGACGAGGCGCTCAACGGGCCGAAGGAACGGCGCGCGATCGGCGTGCGTCCCGATCCGATGCCGCCGGAGGCGCCGGTCGATCGCATTTCACTGACGCGGGAGGCGATCGTCTCGGCGCGTGCGTTGATGATTGCGATCACGGGCGCGAAGAAGCGCGAAGTTCTGGAAGCTGCGATCGAGCAGGGGGCGTCTTCGCCCTATCCGGTTGGGCGGATCCTGGCGGATGTCGAGCTGCCGGTCGACGTGCACTGGGCGGCGTGAAGACCGTCACCCTCACCCTTCCGGCGCTTCGCGCCTCCCTCCCTCTCCCGTCGGGAGAGGGAAGGGGCCCATCGCGCAGCGAGTGGGAAGGGTGAGGGCGATACTCCTTTCCAAGGCTGAGCTATGACCCTCCACCCCGAAATCGCCGCCGTCACCGATCGCATCATCGAGCGTTCGAAGCCGCGCCGCGCCGCCTATCTCGACCTGATCCGCCGTGAGCGCGAATCGGGCGCGGACCGGCCCAAGCTGGGCTGCGCCAACCTGGCGCATGCTTATGCCG encodes:
- the pgl gene encoding 6-phosphogluconolactonase; protein product: MTTEIEWWEYDDVEEMAAAVAGDVQFIIESALDARGGAVVALAGGKTPLPIYEKLAQAKLDWKRVTIVPGDDRMVPLGDPLSNVTAIGKVFIPKGARVKPLISATITDYKAAGRSADALLQDLHWPLDLCLLGVGGDGHAASIFPGPDYDEALNGPKERRAIGVRPDPMPPEAPVDRISLTREAIVSARALMIAITGAKKREVLEAAIEQGASSPYPVGRILADVELPVDVHWAA